A region of the Nymphaea colorata isolate Beijing-Zhang1983 unplaced genomic scaffold, ASM883128v2 scaffold0368, whole genome shotgun sequence genome:
AATCGTGTAGGGATTCACCACGAAGTCATCTTCCTCCTGCTTGTCTGCTCGACTGCTCCGCCCTCCTGCTTCGCTTCCACTGGCTGTTCAGGTTTAGTTTCCTCCATCAACTTAAtcaattattatttcttttatatgcCACCAAGCATTAGATACGCCAGTCCTCAGAATTGGCCATCCGCGTCAAAATGATATCTTTATTTTCGCTGCTGATTTAGCTGGGGAAGGGGATTAATGCTTTGCGATTTGTAGAGTGGAAATAAATTTTAGTTGGACCGTCccaatttatattttaattcaaATGTCGGAGGGCGAAAGAAAACCAACCGAGCAGTCTACCATCGAGGAAGGCCACAAGTTTACCGCTGGCCCCATCCCCAAGGTCCCCAATTACGACGAATAACTCAAGAACAGCTACCCAGACGGCTTTTTCGACAAATCTAAAAGCAAGCAGTCCGCCAGAAAGTCAGTCAGGATCACTGAATCCCACCGCAAAACCGACCAAGCCCACCCCTCTCCAGACAAGAAGGAAAGCTCAGCCTCCAAGAAGAAGCAGGGCTCGGACAAGAAAAGCAGCAAGAAATCGGCTCTCAAGCGCAAATCAGAAAAGGTGGACGCTGCAACCAGACCGAGAGcagcaagaagaaaatagaggGTTCTCGGATCATAAAGGAAACCATAAAGGAGGGACACAACTTCGTCGCCCAAGATTCAAAATTGGCGGATAGCGGCGAGGCAGAGCACAAGCTGCAGAAGTCAAACACAATGAACGCCACCATCGAGGAGGGAAATAAATTCCTCGAACAGTCAAAGCCCAAGAAGATTAGCCTCGACCTCAGCAGGTCCAAGGATAAGGAAAGCAAACAGTCGGCAGGCAAGAGGGAAGGAGCTCCTCCAAGAAATCAAGTGGGCAACTGCCGCCCCCAGGTTTGAAGAGAGCAAAGCCACCGAGCTCACGGAAGACGAACACTGCAAAATCTTCAGAGCGGGGGAAGCAGGAAGCCTCCAAGGTGGATAAGCAGGAGGAGAAGCGGGCTTCGGTTCACTCCCGAAGCGAGTCCCACCGCGATCGCAGCAACAGCAAGAAGCGGGAGGACAAGGAAAAGAAGCAGCTCAAGAGCTCTATTCTCACCAGATCGCACGACAAGAGGAGCAAGCAGAAGGAAACCAAACCCAGCAAGTCAGTCACCAGGTCCAGGGTGGCCCACGACGCCTCCAAGAGCAAGACTAAGGGAGCTTCCTCCAAGAACCACAAAGACGCTTCCAAGGATTCGAAGGGAAAGGCGGCCTCCTCGCGAAAGTATCCCAACAAGATGAGAAAAACATCATGATCTACATTTCCATTTTACACGCAAACCATGCATCACGGCGAATGTGGGGCTGTGGAGTTATAATATAAA
Encoded here:
- the LOC116244895 gene encoding uncharacterized protein LOC116244895, encoding MNATIEEGNKFLEQSKPKKISLDLSRSKDKESKQSAERGKQEASKVDKQEEKRASVHSRSESHRDRSNSKKREDKEKKQLKSSILTRSHDKRSKQKETKPSKSVTRSRVAHDASKSKTKGASSKNHKDASKDSKGKAASSRKYPNKMRKTS